A section of the Microbulbifer pacificus genome encodes:
- a CDS encoding glycosyltransferase: MHIFVFSFNRGLFLDNCVRSIEACAPQCKLTVIDDGSDDPETRAVLADVAKRHRVVDKTAESGHKLGGLYANMQAAYEMAADDELMCFLQDDTQMVRPLTDEDIQHLCQSFEQQPDLGFVSPAFVRGFSLRKKADRDFRFDRERDFWFWYPKKRSTGTWFSALLIADPKRLRQLNWQFEVGESVNNRRAAKLFCRMARMRAPFSMWLPNGRAYRGKQKSMALRFGEWSRRCGLYPLQIMSDQEVQALKQAEPARLPVAEEFLKTTRGNISTPWAYDPMQGAGWLKLLDRLERKLRGLFR; the protein is encoded by the coding sequence ATGCATATTTTTGTCTTTTCCTTCAACCGTGGTCTATTCCTGGACAACTGTGTCCGCTCCATCGAAGCCTGCGCACCGCAGTGCAAGCTGACGGTGATCGACGACGGCAGTGACGACCCGGAAACCCGCGCGGTGCTGGCGGATGTAGCCAAGCGGCACCGGGTGGTCGATAAAACTGCTGAGTCAGGTCACAAGCTCGGCGGCCTCTATGCCAATATGCAGGCGGCCTATGAGATGGCCGCGGACGACGAGCTGATGTGCTTTCTGCAGGATGATACCCAGATGGTACGCCCGCTCACAGATGAAGATATCCAGCATCTGTGCCAGAGCTTCGAGCAACAACCGGACCTCGGTTTTGTCTCGCCGGCCTTCGTGCGCGGCTTTTCTCTCAGGAAGAAGGCGGACCGGGATTTCCGCTTTGATCGCGAGCGCGACTTCTGGTTCTGGTATCCGAAGAAGCGCTCTACCGGTACCTGGTTTTCCGCGCTGCTGATCGCCGACCCCAAGCGCCTGCGGCAGTTGAACTGGCAATTTGAGGTGGGGGAGTCTGTGAACAACCGCCGGGCGGCGAAACTGTTCTGCCGCATGGCGCGTATGCGCGCGCCGTTTTCCATGTGGCTGCCCAATGGCCGCGCTTACCGCGGTAAGCAGAAGTCCATGGCGCTGCGCTTTGGGGAGTGGTCGCGCCGCTGTGGCCTGTACCCGCTGCAGATCATGTCGGATCAAGAGGTGCAGGCACTGAAACAGGCCGAGCCCGCACGTTTGCCGGTGGCGGAAGAGTTCCTGAAGACGACTCGCGGCAACATCAGCACGCCCTGGGCCTACGATCCCATGCAGGGTGCCGGCTGGCTCAAGCTGCTGGATCGTCTGGAGCGCAAGCTGCGCGGGCTGTTCCGCTGA